The genomic DNA TCTCGGTATTGCTGCTCATGATTGGCGTGCGGGAGCCGGAGCTCCAGGGCGGCGTCAAGCGCACCAACCCCATCAAATGGGCGAACCTGACTCGGCTGGGACGGCCGTATTGGCAAGTGGTCGCAATCGGTGCCGTCTTTACGCTCGCGCGCTTCAGCGAGGCCTTCCTGGTGCTTCGTGCCCAGCAGGTCGGCTTGCCGCTCTACCTGGCACCGGTGGTCCTGGTGGCGATGAACCTCGTCTATTCGCTGTCAGCGTATCCGTTCGGGAAGCTGTCCGATGGCCTGCGTCACACGACGCTGCTGACCTGGGGATTGGTCGTGCTGGTGCTCGCCGATCTTGTGCTCGCGCTCGGCACCTATTGGGCGGTCACCCTGGCGGGTGTGGCGCTATGGGGCCTGCACATGGGCATGACACAAGGCCTGCTTGCCACGATGGTGGCGGACACCGCGCCCAACGACCTGCGTGGAACGGCGTACGGCCTTTTCAACCTGGCAAGCGGGCTGGCCCTGCTCGTCGCCAGCGTGCTGGCAGGCCTGCTGTGGGACCTGCTGGGCGCAGCCTTCACGTTCTATGCGGGCGCGGCTTTCTGTGTCGCCACCATCGCGCTAATCCTTCTCGTCGCGGGCAACCGACGGCTGCAGATCACTTGACCGACTCTCCAGAAGTTCGCCATTGGCGCTGGCAATCGCCAGCGCCTGCATGGCCTGGGCCAAAGCCGCTTCCGATCCGCTAGCCGCCTCCTGCGCGACCTTCGACAGTGGGCCGGCGTACCGCAACAAGCCTTCCGCTCGGAAGGTCTCAAGCGCCGCTGCTAGGACCGCTGCCCCCTGTCCCGCAGGCCCGCGCCGATGCGCCGGATCCCGGCCTCTCCCTGTGCAAGAGCCGCCGGGCTCGTGTGCACGGAGTAGTAGCCTGTCACCAGTTCGTAGGGATGCTTGACGGCCGAGCCCAGGACAAACGCGGTCTCGCCGCGGGCGACGAGGCCGATCGCGCCTTCGGATTCTTCGAACACCGCGAGTTCGCCGGTACCGATGGGGCCACCGCTGTCGCCCGCGTCGAGCCGACCGGCGTCGACCGCGACCCAACCCACCGTGTGGCCAACCGGCGGCTGGTAAATCCAGCGCTCGCCGTCTTGCAGGCGCACTGCCAGATAGTTGATCGGCGCCGGTGCCGGGATGGCACTTTGGGCCGCACCGTAACGGCCGAGCAGGACGCGCGCCGGTCCCTCTTGCGGCACCTGTGACG from Cupriavidus sp. D39 includes the following:
- a CDS encoding MFS transporter, whose protein sequence is MLGFVSLLMDISSEIIHSLLPVFMVTTLGASAFYVGLIEGVAEATALMVKVFSGTLSDYLGKRKGLAVAGYALGALSKPLFALAPGVGTVLAARLTDRIGKGMRGAPRDALVADIAPPHLRGAAFGLRQSLDTVGALLGPVIAIGLMYLWANDFRAVFWVAVIPGILSVLLLMIGVREPELQGGVKRTNPIKWANLTRLGRPYWQVVAIGAVFTLARFSEAFLVLRAQQVGLPLYLAPVVLVAMNLVYSLSAYPFGKLSDGLRHTTLLTWGLVVLVLADLVLALGTYWAVTLAGVALWGLHMGMTQGLLATMVADTAPNDLRGTAYGLFNLASGLALLVASVLAGLLWDLLGAAFTFYAGAAFCVATIALILLVAGNRRLQIT
- a CDS encoding pirin family protein is translated as MNALTGRPRAIVHRTHGITHGPITRLVSPGDLGQRLKPFVFLDRFSLQARAGQAFGMHPHSGIATLTYLTEGDTLYEDSTGQYGVLPAGGVEWMRAGGGVWHTGALAPGVTHVHGFQLWVALPAAEENAPAHSLYLAPSQVPQEGPARVLLGRYGAAQSAIPAPAPINYLAVRLQDGERWIYQPPVGHTVGWVAVDAGRLDAGDSGGPIGTGELAVFEESEGAIGLVARGETAFVLGSAVKHPYELVTGYYSVHTSPAALAQGEAGIRRIGAGLRDRGQRS